Part of the Rhizobium viscosum genome is shown below.
AGCTCTATGCAGGTGGCGCGCGACAAGGATTACAGCGCCACCGCCGCCATTGCGGCAATAACCGTCTTCGTGCTTGGGTTCAGCGCCGTCGTTGCCGATATGACGACGACAGCTGCAGGTGCTGTTGCAATAACGGTGCTTCTGGCGGCGCGTGAACCGTTGCATGGGTTTCTTCGACGGCTGACCTGGCTCGAGCTCAGGGCCGCCTTGATCCTGCTGACAATGACGGTCGTCATCTTGCCCATCCTGCCCGACGAGCCGATCGATCCCTGGCAGGCGATCAATCCCTTCGAGCTCTGGATGATGACGATCCTTGTGGGCGCCGTTTCATTCGCTGGCTATATCCTGATCAGGATCGCCGGCGCCCGCGCCGGAATCCTGATGACCGGCGCAAGCGGCGGCATCGTTTCCTCGACGGCGTTGACGCTCTCGTTTGCCCGCCAGTCGATCCAGGTGCCTGCCCTCTCGTCCCTGCTTTCGGCCGGGGCGATGCTGGCTGGAGCGGTATCCCTTACCCGGGCGCTTCTGATCTGCGGCGTGATCGCGCCGGCGGTTCTGTGGGACCTCGCGCCATTGCTTGCACCAGCGGCTGCAGCCTTTGCTATAGGTGGCGGCCTGACCGGAGCGTTGCGGCGTCCGGAAGACAGTCCCGACTTCTCGCCGCGAAACCCGCTCGAGGTCATGGTCGCACTGCGTTTTGCTCTTGTTCTTGCTGTCGTGATAATCTTGACGCGGGCGACCCTGGTCGTCTTCGGAACCAGTTCGTTGCCCGTCCTCGCCTTCGTAACAGGACTGGGCGATCTCGACGCGATAACACTTTCGGTTGCGAAACTGACGCCGATCCAGCTCTCCGCGGATGCGGCTGCCCGTGCCATAGCGGTCGCGGCTTTCGCCAATCTTCTCGCAAAAGCTGTTCTTGCGGCAATCATGGGAAGCCTCGCCTACGCTGTTCGTCTGGCGATCGCAACTGTTGCTGCGGCTCTTGCCGGACTTGCGGGTTTCCTTATGACATAAGTGCTCGCCGAGGGCTGCTCCGAGAATTGAGATGCGGTCTGGTCATCGATGCCGCGAAGATGATGCGAGATGCCGAGCCGATGAGCCGCAAGCGTACCACCGGCTTGCGCCTCCGCCAGAACAGGCGGGCTGACTTGCCCGCCCCGTCATTCTCCATGCCGCGCAAAGCCTGACCTTGATTGCGGTCAAAGTCCGGAACGACGCTACCCGCCGCCCCTATCGTCGAGCTCCTCGAGTGCGGCGAGCAGGCGTCGCTGGATCTCTGCCTCCTGCCTGTTGATGGCGACGACAAGGCTGCGCATCGCGCCGCGCATACCGTGGAGCTGGTCGACGAGCTCCATGACGACGTCGACGCCGGCCTCGTTAACGCCCATTTGGCGTGTGAGGTCGAGGATCAGGCGGGCGCGGGCAAGATCGGCATCCCGAAACCGGCGCCGGCCTTCGGAAATATCAGGAGCCAGCCAGCCCTGCTCGACCCACAGGTCGAGTTCGGTCACGTCGATTTTGAGGTAGAGACGGAATTCGCGATCGTCCATGGTCAGGTCTCCATGTTCTTTCTCGGATCCTGTGTGTCGGCTGCCGCCCAGTCCTTGGCGAAGGCGGTCAGCTGTTCGTCGGGCTGTTCGGGCAGCATGATCTTCAGCGTCACATAGACGTCACCGGCGTCGCCGCCGCGTTTGGCAACGCCCTTGCCCTTGAGGCGCAGCACCTTGCCGCTGCTGGAATTTGCCGGCAGCGTCAGGTTGACCGGCCCCGAGGGCGTCGGCACGCGCACCTTTCCGCCGAGAACTGCTTCTCTCAACGTGATGGGCAGATCGAGGCGGATATCGTCACCGTCGCGGGTGAAGAAGCGGTGCGGGCGCACATGGATATCGATCAGCGCATCGCCGGCCAGCCCGCCGCCGAAGCCGGGTTCCCCCTTGCCGCGCAGGCGTAGCGTCTGGCCGTCGCGCGTGCCGGGCGGGATCTTGACGTCGAGCGCCGGCCCGTCCGACAGCTTCACCTGGGTTTGCGTGCCGTTCACGGCATCGAGGAAATCTACCTCCATCGAGAAACGCCGGTCCTGGCCCCGGGCGCGGAACTGGCCGCCCGCACTGCCGCCGCCGGCGCGGCGGGAGAAGAAGCTTGCGAACAGATCGTCGGCGTCTGCGAAATCGGCAAAGCCGGCGCTATTGTGATAGGTACCGCCTGGGTCGCTCGAGGAGGAATAGTCGCGATAATAGCTGCGGGGCGCCTGTTCGGCTCCCGTAATGTCGATCTCGCCACGATCGAAGCGGCTGCGCTTCTCCTCGTCGCTCAGGATTTCATAGGCGGCAGAAATCTCCTTGAACTTTGTCTCGGCCTTCTTGTCGCCGGGGTTCAGGTCGGGGTGGAGCTTCTTGGCAAGCTTGCGGAAGGCCCCCTGAATTTCCTTCTGGGTGGCATCCCGTTTCACGCCCAGAAGCTCGTATGGATCTTGGCTCATACATGTCTCCGTGCAAGGGCAGCGAATACTGCGGACTGGAATCCGCCTTGATATAGGTTGCGGGTCCGATATCTGGGAGAGGACGAGCGGAAGCGTCCGATCGTTCGTGCCAGAATGAAGCGGGGCTAACGACCCGGATACTGGTTATCTTGATCAACGTCAGGCCTATGCTCCGGGCGTTGCTTGCGATCGACGAGAACCGAGCATTTGGCGTGACGCACCACGCGGTCGACCACCGAGCCGAAAATGTAGTCGGTAATATCTGCCACATGCATCGACAGGATGATGAGGTCTGCTTCCTTTTCCTGCGCGGCGGCCAAAAGCACTCTGGCAGCGCTACCGGTGTGGACCTCTACCAGGGCAGGGATCTTCATCTGCCGGCAGAGCAAGGTAAGCTTCTCTTCGGCATCCTTTATGG
Proteins encoded:
- a CDS encoding MgtC/SapB family protein translates to MMTSLMTTEGFQRLSLALAIGILVGIERGWQERKAAAGERVAGIRTYGLSSFLGGLCGFLQPVTGPILPTTIFVFFCITILVFSSMQVARDKDYSATAAIAAITVFVLGFSAVVADMTTTAAGAVAITVLLAAREPLHGFLRRLTWLELRAALILLTMTVVILPILPDEPIDPWQAINPFELWMMTILVGAVSFAGYILIRIAGARAGILMTGASGGIVSSTALTLSFARQSIQVPALSSLLSAGAMLAGAVSLTRALLICGVIAPAVLWDLAPLLAPAAAAFAIGGGLTGALRRPEDSPDFSPRNPLEVMVALRFALVLAVVIILTRATLVVFGTSSLPVLAFVTGLGDLDAITLSVAKLTPIQLSADAAARAIAVAAFANLLAKAVLAAIMGSLAYAVRLAIATVAAALAGLAGFLMT
- a CDS encoding universal stress protein, whose translation is MYRTIVCAIGNGPRETAERILNKAAGLLDKDGWIFVIHAVETVPRYMTASLPEDFETAAIKDAEEKLTLLCRQMKIPALVEVHTGSAARVLLAAAQEKEADLIILSMHVADITDYIFGSVVDRVVRHAKCSVLVDRKQRPEHRPDVDQDNQYPGR
- a CDS encoding chaperone modulator CbpM → MDDREFRLYLKIDVTELDLWVEQGWLAPDISEGRRRFRDADLARARLILDLTRQMGVNEAGVDVVMELVDQLHGMRGAMRSLVVAINRQEAEIQRRLLAALEELDDRGGG
- a CDS encoding DnaJ C-terminal domain-containing protein; this translates as MSQDPYELLGVKRDATQKEIQGAFRKLAKKLHPDLNPGDKKAETKFKEISAAYEILSDEEKRSRFDRGEIDITGAEQAPRSYYRDYSSSSDPGGTYHNSAGFADFADADDLFASFFSRRAGGGSAGGQFRARGQDRRFSMEVDFLDAVNGTQTQVKLSDGPALDVKIPPGTRDGQTLRLRGKGEPGFGGGLAGDALIDIHVRPHRFFTRDGDDIRLDLPITLREAVLGGKVRVPTPSGPVNLTLPANSSSGKVLRLKGKGVAKRGGDAGDVYVTLKIMLPEQPDEQLTAFAKDWAAADTQDPRKNMET